AGGTTGGAGCATGCAAAATTAGAAGATAAAAAGTCCGATTTAATGTTCAAGGGAGttgtttataatgaaatgaagGGAGCATTTTCAGAAACTAATTCTCTTTTCGGACAAAAGTTTATTAACACAATTCTACCTCAAGGCACTTACGGATATGTCTCCGGTGGAGACCCATTGCACATTCCAGAATTAACACATGAGCATTTAAAGAAATTCCATGCAACACATTACCACCCTAGTAACGCTAGAATCTATTCATACGGAAATTTCCCTCTAGAAGCTAATCTGAAGTTTGTTAATGAGGCATATTTAAGCAAGTACACATATTTGGATCCAAAAAATACTATAGTAACAAAACAGGAAAGATGGAAGATACCAAAAACTTCTGAATTGGTTTGCCGTGTTGACCAGTACGGGGGTCCTATTGAAAAACAGAACCAAATAGCTATAGGCCTTGTCATGTCAGATATTACAGATATCTATGAGACTTTCATGTTGACAGCTTTAGCTGAACTTATGATAATAGGCCCAAATTCggcattttataaaagtttgatAGAGAAAAACATTTCTGGAGGTTACAATGGTCTGACTGGTTATGATAACCAAATCAGAGACACATTATTTGTAGTTGGATTGAAGGATGTGGAAGTGAATAAATTTGAGATGGTTGAGAagatttataaacaaacaattgaGGAGCTTTACGAAAAAGGTTTTGAGAAAGATCATATTGAAAGTGTTTTGCATGGATTTGAGCTGTCAATCAAACACCAGTCACCTAAATTCGGTCTAAATGTATTGTTCAATTTGATGTCACTCTGGAATCATAATGGACCAGTTTTGGGAGCTCTAAAAGTTAATGAACtgctttcaaaattaaaaaaagatttgatGAACCCAGCATATATCAAAGATGCGATCGAAAAGTACTTCATTTTGAATAATCACAAATTGACTATGACAATGAGACCTGATCCGAAATTCGATGATATTTTCAACGATGCTGAATCAAAACTCCTCAAATCTAAGACAAAGGCTTTAAAAGTAGAAGACAAAGAAAGAATATATGTTGAAGGCATAGAGCTATCCAAAGCTCAGAAGAAACAGGAGAATTTAGACGTATTGCCGTGCCTTAAGTTAGAAGAGGTCACTCTTAACAAAACTGCCCCACCTCTAAAACATACAGTATCTGGAACTATTCCTTTACAAATGTGTGAAGCTAATACAAATGGCGTTACTTATTTCAAGGGAGTTCTTGGCACTGAATGCCTTGACGATACCCAAAGACCTTTACTTCCATTCTTCAACTACATTTTGGGGAAATTCGATAcgaagaaatataattatagggACTTCGACAAATACGTCAGCAAGTCTACCTCAGGCTTGACAGTACTGACGCACATAACTCACCACATTGACGAGAAAGATGCTTATGAACAAGGCATAGTCATCGACAGTCACTGCCTTGACGAAAATCTGCCGAAAATGTTGGATATTTGGCGCCAGATCTTTGACAAGCCGAATTTTGAGAACAGTGAAAGAATGTCGATGCTTTTGACGAACTATTGTTCCTCCCTTACGAACGGAGTAATCGATAGCGGTCACACGTACGCTATGCAAGCTGCCAGGTCTCTTATATCGTCCGTTGACGAATGCAAAGAGAACCTTCTAGGTCTGCATCACGTGATCAATATGCAGACAATTCAAAAGACTGATATAACAGAAATCCAAAGTGTCGTTGACAAAATCGCCCAGAAAGTCTTCAAAGGCAGCAACTTACGCGCCGCATTCCAtttctgtaatacaaataAGGTTATAGACAAGGAAGTGGAGACATTTTGCAAGGCCTTGTGTGAAGAAGAGGGTCATGATGTTAATCGCATAAATTGGACCGACTGCAAGGCTATGCCTAAAGAGAATCGCGGTCTGCAAATCGCTATGAATATACCAGTTAATTTCTGCGCAAAGGTGATACCTACAGTACCGTACACAGACCCAGATTATGCTAAATTGCGGGTACTTTCACGCCTATTGACTTCCAAGTACCTCCATCCAATAGTTAGGGAGCAAAATGGAGCATACGGTGGCGGCGCTTCGCTATCCCTTGAcggaaatttcaacttttattCGTACAGAGATCCGAACACAAAATTAACTCTAGATACCTATGATAAAGCTTCTGGCTGGCTGATCAATAACAAAAGCATAATCGACGATCAAAATCTTTTCGAAGCCAAACTGTCGATCTTGCAACAAATGGATCAACCTATAGCTGAATACATGAAAGGAATAGATCTATTCTTGTATGGACTATCGTACGATATTTGGAAGACTCAAAGAGAAAGGGTTTTAGGTGTAAAGAAAGAGGATTTGCTTGATGTCTGTGTGAAGTACTTAGCTCCAGAAAAATGGGCGGGCAAATGCGTGATCGGAGATATTGATTTGGATG
This Plodia interpunctella isolate USDA-ARS_2022_Savannah chromosome 27, ilPloInte3.2, whole genome shotgun sequence DNA region includes the following protein-coding sequences:
- the LOC128681467 gene encoding presequence protease, mitochondrial; amino-acid sequence: MYARLPNHGWRNFRAKITSQNINPYSNGILKKKEVLSKPVQQGKVLHGFLCSDVEFIKEYNMTAYFLTHEKTKTEYLHLERDDPNNVFSVGFRTTPLDSMGTPHILEHTVLCGSEKYPVRDPFFKMLNRSLATFMNALTGPDYTFYPFSSQNEIDYRNLQKVYLDAVFKPNLARMDFLQEGWRLEHAKLEDKKSDLMFKGVVYNEMKGAFSETNSLFGQKFINTILPQGTYGYVSGGDPLHIPELTHEHLKKFHATHYHPSNARIYSYGNFPLEANLKFVNEAYLSKYTYLDPKNTIVTKQERWKIPKTSELVCRVDQYGGPIEKQNQIAIGLVMSDITDIYETFMLTALAELMIIGPNSAFYKSLIEKNISGGYNGLTGYDNQIRDTLFVVGLKDVEVNKFEMVEKIYKQTIEELYEKGFEKDHIESVLHGFELSIKHQSPKFGLNVLFNLMSLWNHNGPVLGALKVNELLSKLKKDLMNPAYIKDAIEKYFILNNHKLTMTMRPDPKFDDIFNDAESKLLKSKTKALKVEDKERIYVEGIELSKAQKKQENLDVLPCLKLEEVTLNKTAPPLKHTVSGTIPLQMCEANTNGVTYFKGVLGTECLDDTQRPLLPFFNYILGKFDTKKYNYRDFDKYVSKSTSGLTVLTHITHHIDEKDAYEQGIVIDSHCLDENLPKMLDIWRQIFDKPNFENSERMSMLLTNYCSSLTNGVIDSGHTYAMQAARSLISSVDECKENLLGLHHVINMQTIQKTDITEIQSVVDKIAQKVFKGSNLRAAFHFCNTNKVIDKEVETFCKALCEEEGHDVNRINWTDCKAMPKENRGLQIAMNIPVNFCAKVIPTVPYTDPDYAKLRVLSRLLTSKYLHPIVREQNGAYGGGASLSLDGNFNFYSYRDPNTKLTLDTYDKASGWLINNKSIIDDQNLFEAKLSILQQMDQPIAEYMKGIDLFLYGLSYDIWKTQRERVLGVKKEDLLDVCVKYLAPEKWAGKCVIGDIDLDALKKGNEVWTRISGPQQ